The Sphingobacterium bambusae genome includes a window with the following:
- the aroQ gene encoding type II 3-dehydroquinate dehydratase, with product MKKIIIINGPNLNLLGIRETSVYGSQDFLSYFEELKNDFTTVELEYYQSNHEGDIIDKLHQIGFSYDGVVLNAGAYTHTSVAIGDAIAAINTPVIEVHISNVHKREAFRHHSYLAKNCVGVICGFGLMSYKLAIQSFV from the coding sequence ATGAAAAAAATCATCATCATAAATGGTCCAAATCTCAATTTATTAGGGATCCGCGAAACTAGCGTCTACGGCAGTCAAGATTTCCTTTCCTATTTTGAGGAACTTAAGAACGATTTTACAACGGTGGAATTGGAATACTATCAAAGTAATCACGAAGGGGATATCATTGATAAGCTACACCAGATTGGTTTTTCTTACGATGGCGTGGTCTTGAATGCGGGTGCTTACACACATACCTCTGTAGCCATTGGCGATGCCATAGCTGCGATCAATACGCCCGTTATCGAGGTACATATTTCCAATGTGCATAAACGTGAAGCCTTTAGACATCACTCTTATCTCGCAAAAAACTGTGTAGGTGTGATCTGCGGATTTGGACTGATGAGTTATAAGCTTGCCATCCAAAGTTTCGTTTAG
- a CDS encoding multidrug effflux MFS transporter, which produces MQQKTTSNRTIILLILGLLSAVGPFSIDMYLPAFQTIAKDFNTSVDQVQLSLTSFFIGIALGQLIYGPLLDKYGRKKPLLIGLLIYILATILCILTRNVEHLIAFRFLQALGSCAGMVAARAMIQDYYEPREAARVFSLLMLVIAISPILAPSAGAFLLNHLDWHYIFVSLLFIGVIIFVATYFYLPESYPGRKDFSLRPKAIIGNFWEVFSNKTFLIYCLVGSIASSGLYAYLAGSSFVMQQHFGLSQTQYGLAFAFVASAMIVATQINRALLKRWTSTQISKIANIWQSSVALLMVICVVSDTLSFTVLLGLIFCYLLGHGFIFPNTSAMALSPFKSLAGSASALLGCVQMGIGALTSGMVSILHNGTPYPMVMVMSTAAILSLLIHFTSGRSIDTKGY; this is translated from the coding sequence ATGCAACAAAAGACTACTTCCAACAGAACAATCATCCTATTGATCTTAGGTTTACTATCGGCCGTGGGACCATTCTCCATCGACATGTATCTACCTGCATTTCAAACCATTGCTAAAGACTTTAACACCTCTGTAGATCAGGTCCAGTTATCGTTGACAAGTTTTTTTATTGGTATAGCGTTAGGTCAGTTGATTTATGGCCCCCTCTTGGATAAATATGGACGCAAAAAGCCCTTGCTTATCGGTTTGTTGATCTATATTTTAGCAACGATACTGTGCATCCTAACACGTAATGTAGAACATTTGATTGCTTTTCGATTCCTACAGGCATTGGGAAGTTGTGCTGGAATGGTAGCCGCTCGCGCCATGATACAGGACTACTATGAGCCGCGTGAAGCTGCGAGGGTCTTCAGTCTGCTGATGCTCGTCATCGCCATATCGCCCATTTTAGCACCGAGTGCCGGCGCCTTTTTATTGAATCATCTGGATTGGCACTATATATTCGTCTCGCTCTTGTTTATAGGAGTAATCATCTTCGTCGCGACCTACTTTTACCTTCCAGAATCCTACCCAGGAAGAAAAGACTTCTCGCTACGGCCGAAGGCAATTATCGGCAATTTCTGGGAGGTTTTCAGCAACAAAACATTCCTGATTTACTGTCTAGTAGGCTCCATTGCTTCCTCGGGGCTTTATGCTTACCTTGCCGGATCATCCTTTGTTATGCAACAGCATTTTGGTCTGTCGCAAACACAATATGGTCTTGCCTTTGCCTTTGTGGCGTCAGCGATGATTGTTGCCACCCAGATCAATCGCGCCCTGCTGAAAAGATGGACGAGCACACAAATCAGTAAAATCGCCAATATATGGCAATCTTCAGTAGCGTTGTTGATGGTTATCTGTGTGGTAAGCGATACGCTTAGCTTCACCGTTTTGCTAGGGTTAATTTTTTGTTACCTGTTGGGACATGGCTTTATATTCCCCAATACATCAGCCATGGCCTTATCACCCTTCAAATCGCTGGCGGGAAGTGCATCTGCATTACTAGGTTGCGTGCAAATGGGCATCGGCGCCCTTACTTCTGGAATGGTTAGTATACTGCATAATGGAACACCCTACCCCATGGTTATGGTGATGAGTACGGCGGCAATCTTATCATTACTGATCCATTTTACAAGCGGCAGGTCGATCGACACAAAAGGTTACTAA
- the lgt gene encoding prolipoprotein diacylglyceryl transferase, which yields MHAILNVIHWNIDPVIFEIGSFGLRYYALCFLAAFVVSYVLMLQVFKKEGKTQELLDQLSIYIFLGTLIGARLGHCLFYEFDYYVQHPLEMILPFRMNNGNFELTGFQGLASHGGALGILTGLFLFSRKTKTDFIWIADRLVLVVPLAGAFVRLGNFFNSEIIGLPSSLPWAVVFEKHDMVPRHPGQLYEAIAYVIIFFIMWSMYRKNAKPKAGYFFGIFLVLLFGARFFLEFFKENQEAFENSMKFNMGQLLSIPFMLVGLYLIFRKPKDSKK from the coding sequence ATGCACGCAATATTAAATGTTATCCACTGGAATATCGATCCGGTGATTTTTGAGATAGGCTCTTTTGGCTTACGATACTATGCGTTATGTTTTCTTGCAGCCTTTGTAGTATCTTATGTGCTGATGCTGCAAGTTTTCAAAAAAGAAGGTAAAACACAAGAGTTGCTAGATCAGCTCAGCATCTACATCTTTTTAGGCACCCTGATCGGTGCACGCTTGGGACACTGCCTTTTCTATGAATTTGACTACTATGTGCAGCATCCTTTAGAGATGATCCTCCCCTTCCGGATGAACAACGGGAACTTTGAGTTGACCGGCTTCCAAGGGCTAGCCAGCCACGGTGGCGCCTTGGGTATATTGACCGGATTATTTCTATTTTCAAGGAAAACAAAAACGGATTTCATTTGGATTGCTGATCGTTTAGTGCTCGTTGTCCCCTTGGCAGGTGCATTTGTTCGCTTGGGCAATTTTTTCAATTCCGAAATTATAGGTCTGCCCAGCTCTTTACCTTGGGCTGTAGTATTTGAGAAGCACGACATGGTTCCGCGACATCCCGGTCAATTATACGAAGCCATTGCCTATGTCATCATTTTCTTCATTATGTGGTCTATGTACCGCAAAAATGCAAAACCAAAAGCGGGCTATTTCTTTGGGATTTTCCTTGTCCTGCTATTCGGCGCACGCTTCTTTCTAGAATTCTTTAAAGAAAACCAAGAAGCCTTTGAGAACAGTATGAAATTCAATATGGGACAGCTTTTGAGCATACCTTTTATGTTGGTAGGCCTCTACTTGATCTTTCGAAAACCAAAAGACAGTAAAAAATAA
- a CDS encoding M42 family metallopeptidase gives MAEKKGKEERKHTAVVTAKSLDFFEKYINNPSPTGFEWEGQRLWLDYLKPFVDDVYIDNYGTAMGIINPEAPYKVVIEAHADEISWFVNYITKDGLIYVIRNGGSDHQIAPSKRVNIHTDKGLVKAVFGWPAIHTRSGEKEETPNLKNIFLDCGATSKEEVEAMGIHVGCVVTYEDEFMVLNDRYYVGRALDNRAGGFMIAEVARLLKENKKKLPFGLYIVNSVQEEIGLRGAEMIADYIKPNVAIVTDVTHDTQTPMINKITQGDLACGQGPVLSYAPAVQINLNRLLIDVATENEIPFQRQASSRWTGTDTDAFAYSNGGVPSALISLPLRYMHTTVEMIHKEDVDNVIRLIYKAVLRIEDGQDFRSFTI, from the coding sequence ATGGCAGAAAAAAAAGGAAAAGAAGAACGAAAACATACGGCAGTGGTGACAGCGAAATCATTGGATTTCTTTGAGAAGTATATCAACAACCCGTCGCCTACGGGATTTGAATGGGAGGGGCAGCGTTTGTGGCTGGATTACCTGAAGCCTTTTGTAGACGATGTCTATATTGATAACTATGGCACCGCAATGGGGATTATTAATCCTGAAGCGCCCTATAAAGTGGTGATTGAAGCACATGCTGACGAGATTTCTTGGTTTGTGAATTATATTACTAAGGATGGGCTAATCTATGTTATCCGTAATGGAGGGTCTGATCATCAAATTGCGCCTTCAAAGCGTGTCAATATACACACGGATAAAGGCTTGGTGAAAGCAGTTTTTGGTTGGCCAGCAATACATACGCGCTCTGGAGAGAAGGAAGAAACACCAAATCTGAAGAATATATTCTTGGATTGTGGCGCCACTTCGAAGGAAGAAGTGGAGGCAATGGGTATTCATGTGGGCTGCGTAGTGACTTATGAAGATGAGTTTATGGTACTCAACGATCGTTATTATGTTGGGCGTGCCTTGGACAACAGAGCGGGAGGCTTTATGATTGCGGAGGTGGCTCGTTTGCTTAAGGAGAATAAGAAGAAATTGCCATTTGGACTTTATATCGTCAATTCCGTGCAAGAGGAAATTGGCCTGCGGGGCGCGGAAATGATTGCCGACTACATCAAGCCCAATGTAGCCATTGTCACCGATGTAACCCACGACACACAGACACCAATGATCAATAAGATTACACAGGGCGACTTGGCTTGCGGACAAGGTCCAGTATTGTCATATGCGCCTGCTGTGCAGATCAACCTCAATCGTCTGCTCATTGATGTTGCTACGGAAAATGAAATTCCGTTTCAACGGCAAGCATCTTCCCGTTGGACGGGTACAGACACGGATGCCTTTGCTTACTCGAACGGAGGCGTCCCCTCGGCGCTGATATCATTGCCTTTACGTTACATGCATACAACGGTAGAGATGATTCACAAAGAGGATGTGGACAATGTTATCAGACTGATTTATAAAGCGGTTTTGCGGATTGAGGATGGGCAGGATTTCAGAAGTTTTACAATCTAA
- a CDS encoding DUF3467 domain-containing protein, which yields MDVNFMDLKNNNKEEAENNELSIELSEEIAEGIYSNLAIITHSNSEFVLDFIRIMPGIPKAKVKSRIVLTPEHAKRLLGALQDNVNRFEASNGTINTNDPALPLNFGGPKGEA from the coding sequence ATGGACGTTAATTTTATGGATTTGAAAAACAACAATAAAGAAGAGGCTGAAAACAACGAGCTGAGCATAGAGCTTAGTGAGGAAATTGCAGAGGGTATATATAGCAATTTGGCAATCATTACACATTCTAATTCAGAATTTGTGCTTGATTTTATCCGGATCATGCCCGGTATTCCAAAAGCAAAGGTGAAATCTCGAATTGTGTTGACGCCAGAGCATGCTAAGCGTTTGCTGGGGGCCCTGCAGGATAACGTGAACAGGTTTGAAGCAAGCAACGGTACCATTAATACCAATGATCCGGCACTGCCATTAAATTTCGGCGGACCGAAAGGCGAAGCCTAA
- a CDS encoding bifunctional GNAT family N-acetyltransferase/carbon-nitrogen hydrolase family protein produces MDIQVRNLTEKDYKDLKRSMTKAYGGDSGEVWTRENIEDLIGLFPEGQICVEVNGRVVACALSLIIDSKKTNIYKKYYEIIDDGKFTKHDYDGDTLYGIEVFVHPDHRSLRLGRRLYDARKELCEQMNLKSIVAGGRIPNYHNYSDKMTPRTYIEKVKRKEIYDPTLTFQLSNDFHVSKILKNYLPEDKESNEFATLLVWDNIYYEPDAKSNSATKQTIRLGLVQWQMRLFKDIEEFYDQVEFFVDTVSDYGTDFIMFPEFFNTPLMSPYNDLPERAAMEKLAELSEEIIDKMQQLAVSYNVNIIAGSMPVMEYKKLYNASYLCHRNGKIDVHKKIHITPNEMKYYGMVGGNDIQVFDTDCGKVGLLICYDVEFPEVSRLMADQGMQMLFVPFMTDTQNGYMRVRSCAQARAIENECYVAIAGCVGNLPRVNNMDIQYSQSAVFTPSDFAFPNNGIKAEATPNTEMVLIADVDLYALRDLHEYGTVKILKDRRKDLYEVNMLK; encoded by the coding sequence ATGGATATACAAGTGCGAAACCTTACGGAGAAGGATTATAAGGATTTGAAACGGTCGATGACAAAGGCTTATGGTGGAGATTCTGGTGAGGTATGGACTCGTGAGAATATTGAAGACCTTATAGGCCTATTTCCTGAAGGGCAGATATGTGTAGAAGTGAATGGTAGGGTGGTAGCTTGCGCACTTTCGTTAATCATCGATTCGAAGAAAACCAATATTTATAAGAAGTACTACGAAATCATCGACGACGGTAAGTTTACTAAGCACGACTATGACGGTGATACGCTCTATGGTATCGAAGTGTTTGTACACCCCGATCATCGCTCTTTGCGATTGGGCAGAAGGCTCTATGATGCTCGGAAAGAGCTGTGCGAACAAATGAACCTCAAGAGTATCGTCGCTGGGGGGCGTATACCCAACTATCATAACTATTCCGACAAGATGACGCCTAGAACGTACATCGAAAAAGTGAAGCGAAAAGAGATTTACGATCCAACGTTAACCTTTCAGCTATCGAACGATTTTCATGTCAGCAAGATTCTTAAAAACTATTTGCCAGAAGATAAGGAGTCCAACGAGTTTGCCACGCTGTTGGTTTGGGATAATATTTATTATGAACCGGATGCGAAGTCTAACTCGGCCACCAAACAAACCATTCGTTTGGGACTGGTACAATGGCAAATGCGGCTGTTCAAAGATATCGAGGAGTTTTACGATCAGGTGGAATTTTTTGTGGATACGGTGAGTGATTATGGTACCGACTTCATCATGTTTCCCGAGTTTTTTAACACCCCATTGATGAGTCCGTACAACGATCTTCCCGAAAGGGCAGCGATGGAAAAGTTGGCGGAGCTGTCGGAGGAGATCATCGATAAAATGCAACAGCTTGCGGTTTCTTATAATGTCAATATCATAGCCGGATCCATGCCGGTAATGGAATACAAAAAGCTGTACAATGCATCTTATCTCTGTCACCGGAATGGAAAAATCGATGTGCACAAGAAGATTCATATCACACCCAACGAGATGAAATATTACGGCATGGTAGGTGGTAATGATATTCAGGTCTTTGACACCGATTGCGGTAAAGTGGGGTTGTTGATCTGCTATGACGTTGAATTTCCAGAGGTAAGCCGTCTTATGGCCGATCAGGGTATGCAAATGCTATTCGTACCATTCATGACCGACACGCAAAATGGTTATATGCGTGTGCGCAGTTGTGCGCAAGCTCGAGCCATAGAAAATGAATGTTATGTGGCGATTGCGGGATGTGTAGGGAATCTACCTCGGGTAAACAACATGGATATTCAATATTCGCAGTCGGCGGTATTCACGCCTTCGGATTTTGCTTTTCCGAATAATGGGATCAAAGCAGAGGCAACCCCTAATACAGAAATGGTGCTGATTGCCGATGTCGATCTCTATGCTCTCCGGGACTTGCATGAGTATGGTACAGTGAAGATCTTAAAAGATCGGCGCAAGGATCTTTATGAAGTGAATATGTTGAAGTAG
- a CDS encoding DUF421 domain-containing protein, with protein MIIAIRLTGKKELSQLNTSDVVLILLISNAVQNAMVGPDTSLLGGLIAASVLFLLNFLLKTFLFKNAKWRGILNQKPEILIHHGKARF; from the coding sequence ATGATCATCGCTATCCGATTGACTGGAAAGAAAGAGCTCTCCCAGTTGAACACCAGTGATGTAGTCTTGATCCTGTTGATCAGCAACGCCGTTCAGAATGCGATGGTCGGGCCGGATACGTCCTTGCTGGGAGGGCTTATCGCTGCTTCCGTGCTTTTTTTGCTCAACTTTTTATTAAAAACTTTTTTATTTAAAAATGCAAAATGGCGCGGTATTTTGAATCAAAAGCCCGAAATATTAATTCACCACGGAAAAGCTAGATTTTGA
- a CDS encoding YetF domain-containing protein: MSRLKITNEELQEAMREHGVERYRDVRLAMLEIDGNISIISNVDGMKQSVYKRKHPHKRLDVS; the protein is encoded by the coding sequence TTGAGTCGGCTGAAGATAACGAACGAAGAGCTGCAGGAAGCTATGCGCGAGCATGGAGTGGAGCGCTACCGGGACGTACGCTTAGCGATGCTCGAAATTGATGGAAATATCAGTATCATATCGAACGTGGATGGAATGAAGCAGTCGGTCTACAAACGAAAACATCCGCACAAACGTTTGGATGTTTCTTGA
- a CDS encoding acyl-CoA thioesterase translates to MEQEHIFFEGQVLWAQLDPNRHLRHSAYADFCAQARSNMLNKAGLSLAEFAKNHIGPILFREELIYHREIGLDERIFVKVEMNRLNLKNYRFSFRHEIYKENGIKAATVNVDGAWLNLVERKLTGIPKEWEPIIAHIPRSVDYEEVQA, encoded by the coding sequence ATGGAGCAAGAGCATATCTTTTTTGAAGGACAGGTGCTTTGGGCACAATTGGATCCAAATAGACATCTACGGCACTCGGCCTATGCCGACTTTTGTGCGCAGGCGCGCAGCAACATGCTGAACAAAGCCGGCTTATCGCTTGCTGAATTTGCGAAAAACCACATCGGCCCTATTCTGTTCCGGGAGGAGTTAATTTACCATAGAGAAATTGGTTTAGATGAACGTATTTTTGTCAAGGTGGAGATGAACCGGCTGAACTTAAAAAATTACCGTTTTTCGTTTAGGCATGAGATCTACAAAGAAAATGGTATTAAAGCGGCCACCGTTAATGTGGATGGCGCTTGGCTTAACCTTGTGGAGCGCAAACTGACCGGCATTCCAAAAGAATGGGAGCCGATTATCGCCCATATTCCAAGATCAGTAGACTACGAAGAGGTTCAAGCTTAG
- a CDS encoding GH3 family domain-containing protein, with protein sequence MAIIGEIIKRAINVNGLIAKEPSPVEAQQEVLLMMLNKAKRTVFGRAYNFEDILNSADPISSFQSHVPVYDYDKLYRAWWHYLEDGHENITWPGGQRYFALSSGTTSNSKAIPVTDDMLDAIKKSGIQQILSLKNFDLPADFFEKDIMMLGSSTELRERNGFLAGEISGISAANLPLWFRKFYKPGKKIAASKDWDQRVARIVRSAKKWDVGSMSGMPSWSELMIREIIRHNKLDTIHDIWPNLQVYSTGGVAFGPYRKSFESLFAKPVTIIDTYLASEGYLATQKRPDAKGMALIINNGIFFEFVSFSEDNMDEHGCVKQDAQVLTLKDVEEGVEYVLLITTVAGAWRYMIGDTVIFTDKEHAEIIISGRTKHFLNVVGEQLSVHQMNSTIQKVQEKFDLEVKEFVVSTVMDDKRRINKWYLGADGTNGSVESETVADFLDRELQETNKNYKVARNQALDAVEVNVIPVDYFHKWSEQHKKLGGQAKIPRVMNEEEFMAFEQYLSTL encoded by the coding sequence ATGGCAATCATTGGAGAAATAATTAAACGAGCAATCAATGTTAACGGATTAATAGCAAAAGAACCCTCGCCAGTAGAAGCGCAACAGGAAGTGTTGCTCATGATGTTGAACAAAGCAAAGCGTACTGTTTTTGGTCGGGCTTATAATTTCGAAGATATATTGAATAGCGCAGATCCGATTTCATCCTTCCAAAGCCATGTACCGGTCTACGATTATGATAAGCTCTATAGAGCATGGTGGCACTATTTGGAAGATGGACACGAGAATATTACGTGGCCAGGCGGGCAGCGTTATTTCGCGCTGAGCAGTGGCACGACCAGTAATAGCAAAGCCATTCCCGTTACAGACGATATGCTAGATGCAATTAAAAAGTCCGGTATACAGCAGATTCTCAGCTTGAAGAACTTTGATCTACCAGCAGACTTCTTTGAGAAGGATATCATGATGCTGGGCAGCAGCACGGAGCTGAGAGAACGGAATGGTTTTTTGGCTGGAGAAATTAGCGGTATCTCCGCTGCCAATTTGCCTCTTTGGTTTAGGAAGTTCTATAAACCGGGGAAAAAGATTGCAGCGAGCAAAGATTGGGATCAACGTGTCGCGCGTATTGTGCGTTCGGCAAAAAAGTGGGATGTCGGTAGTATGTCGGGGATGCCATCATGGTCTGAGTTGATGATCCGTGAAATTATTCGGCATAATAAGTTGGATACCATTCACGATATTTGGCCTAACCTGCAGGTATACAGCACGGGTGGCGTCGCGTTTGGGCCTTATCGAAAAAGCTTTGAATCGTTGTTTGCAAAGCCTGTAACTATTATCGACACCTATTTGGCCTCGGAAGGTTATCTTGCTACACAGAAGCGACCGGATGCGAAGGGGATGGCATTAATTATCAATAACGGTATTTTTTTTGAATTTGTTTCTTTTTCGGAGGATAACATGGATGAGCATGGTTGTGTGAAGCAAGACGCGCAGGTGCTCACGTTGAAAGATGTGGAAGAAGGTGTGGAGTATGTCTTATTAATTACCACTGTTGCCGGTGCCTGGCGCTATATGATCGGTGATACGGTGATATTTACGGATAAAGAGCATGCTGAAATTATCATCAGTGGCCGTACCAAGCATTTTTTGAATGTTGTGGGTGAGCAACTGTCGGTGCACCAAATGAATAGTACGATTCAAAAGGTACAAGAGAAATTTGATCTTGAAGTGAAGGAGTTTGTTGTATCAACAGTGATGGATGATAAACGTCGTATCAATAAATGGTATCTCGGGGCAGATGGGACAAACGGTAGCGTTGAATCGGAAACTGTTGCCGATTTCTTGGATCGTGAATTGCAAGAGACAAATAAAAATTACAAAGTTGCACGGAACCAAGCATTAGATGCGGTAGAAGTCAACGTAATTCCCGTCGATTATTTCCACAAATGGAGTGAGCAACATAAAAAGCTTGGTGGACAGGCAAAGATTCCACGCGTCATGAACGAAGAAGAGTTTATGGCTTTCGAACAGTATCTGTCCACGCTATAA
- a CDS encoding M48 family metalloprotease: MTNLTESAPANVAAGMAKFSINKQIPKVMEIQILMALSHYPELKDTHIRFLFTQQLKGSIMAARPVIRTLLGPRHKRVYDILISPVFKLQHTIEPIHQVEDDVLVGWIGHELGHIMDYERRHIWSIAKFGLLYWLSKGYIRKAERVADTFAVNRGMGNFILATKQFILGHSGLSTRYKNKIARLYLSPDDIVKLVKELEEKTTVKRDDIINDELRTQKESI; encoded by the coding sequence ATGACAAATTTAACCGAAAGTGCACCGGCGAATGTGGCAGCAGGAATGGCTAAATTTTCGATAAACAAGCAAATACCAAAAGTCATGGAGATTCAGATCTTGATGGCGCTATCTCATTATCCTGAGCTGAAAGACACCCACATTAGATTCCTGTTTACGCAACAGCTGAAAGGATCTATTATGGCAGCAAGACCCGTCATACGCACGTTACTAGGACCTCGCCATAAAAGGGTTTACGATATCCTTATCAGTCCCGTGTTTAAGTTGCAACATACCATCGAACCTATCCATCAGGTTGAGGACGATGTTTTAGTGGGCTGGATAGGGCACGAACTGGGGCATATCATGGATTACGAGCGTCGTCATATCTGGAGCATAGCCAAATTCGGATTACTATACTGGCTATCTAAAGGCTACATTCGTAAGGCCGAGCGGGTAGCTGATACGTTTGCAGTAAATCGAGGGATGGGAAACTTTATCCTTGCCACAAAACAATTTATACTCGGACATAGTGGACTCTCCACGCGATACAAGAATAAAATAGCCCGGCTTTATCTCTCCCCAGATGATATCGTAAAGCTAGTAAAAGAACTCGAAGAGAAAACAACGGTGAAACGTGATGACATCATCAATGACGAGCTCCGTACACAAAAGGAATCGATATAG
- a CDS encoding DUF819 family protein, producing the protein MQNAIIEVTPMITDQAAVFGLLMSVLGLVFFTSSLKNKYIQGFYSVIPPLLMCYFIPGILNSLHIIDGENSPLASIGSRYFLPACLILFTLNLDLKEMWNLRKRAGLMFLAGTVGIMLGGPIAVWLTALVAPNVVAGAGPDEVWRGLGALAGSWIGGSANQVALREILQPSPKLFSSIIAVDVFVAYIWMALLLYGANKVKLLDSFFKADASDVDALTKRMDMQAQTNSRTAESKDYILMLALALGGTGLSSLLSSPVAEYMATNHPQLEKFSLTNGFFWLVLFATIIGIGLSFTPARELEHAGASKIGTTLLYMLIVTIGMQMDISAILNNPGLFIVGIIWISFHAIVLILVGKLIKAPFFYLAVGSMANVGGVASATVTAAAFHPSLISVGVILAVFGYAIGTYAGWFTALLMQMVAPI; encoded by the coding sequence ATGCAAAATGCTATCATAGAAGTTACACCAATGATTACGGATCAGGCCGCCGTATTTGGCCTACTGATGTCCGTACTCGGCTTGGTTTTCTTCACTTCCAGCCTAAAAAACAAATATATACAAGGGTTCTACTCGGTCATCCCCCCCCTTCTGATGTGCTATTTTATTCCCGGCATCTTAAATTCACTGCATATTATCGATGGCGAAAACTCTCCGTTGGCGAGTATCGGTAGTCGTTATTTTTTACCCGCTTGTTTGATCTTGTTCACATTGAATTTAGATCTGAAAGAAATGTGGAATTTGCGAAAACGTGCCGGATTGATGTTCCTCGCTGGCACGGTAGGAATTATGCTGGGTGGTCCAATTGCGGTCTGGCTGACAGCTTTGGTAGCACCAAATGTTGTTGCCGGTGCTGGCCCCGACGAAGTATGGCGTGGGTTGGGCGCTCTAGCGGGTTCTTGGATAGGAGGCAGCGCCAATCAAGTGGCTTTGCGTGAAATACTGCAGCCTTCGCCCAAGCTGTTTTCTTCCATTATTGCCGTTGACGTGTTTGTAGCTTACATCTGGATGGCATTGTTGCTTTATGGTGCAAATAAAGTGAAGCTATTAGATAGCTTCTTTAAGGCCGACGCCTCCGATGTGGATGCCTTGACCAAGCGCATGGACATGCAAGCACAAACGAACAGTCGCACAGCCGAAAGCAAAGACTATATCTTGATGCTCGCACTCGCATTGGGTGGAACAGGTCTATCTTCCCTACTCTCGTCTCCAGTGGCCGAATACATGGCGACGAACCACCCTCAACTGGAAAAATTCTCACTTACCAACGGATTCTTTTGGTTGGTTCTATTTGCTACGATAATTGGCATCGGCCTATCTTTTACACCAGCACGCGAACTGGAGCATGCAGGTGCGTCTAAAATCGGCACCACTTTGCTGTACATGCTCATTGTGACCATCGGCATGCAAATGGACATCAGCGCCATTTTGAACAATCCAGGACTATTCATCGTCGGTATTATCTGGATCAGCTTTCATGCCATCGTATTGATATTAGTTGGCAAACTAATCAAAGCACCATTTTTCTATTTGGCAGTAGGTAGCATGGCCAACGTGGGCGGTGTCGCATCCGCGACCGTGACTGCGGCTGCATTTCACCCCTCGTTAATTTCTGTGGGTGTTATTCTAGCCGTTTTCGGATATGCAATAGGCACCTATGCAGGTTGGTTTACGGCCTTATTGATGCAAATGGTGGCACCTATATAG